DNA sequence from the Plectropomus leopardus isolate mb unplaced genomic scaffold, YSFRI_Pleo_2.0 unplaced_scaffold23862, whole genome shotgun sequence genome:
GTGGCGTGTTGTGTGGTGGCGTGTTGTGTGGTGTGTTGTGCGGTGGCGTGTTGTGCGGTGGCGTGTTGTGCGGTGTGTTGTGTGGTGTGTTGTGCGGTGGTGTGTTGTGCGGTGGTGTGTTGTGCGGTGGCGTGTTGTGCGGTGGCGTGTTGTGCGGCTCACGTGATGAACTTGGTGTAGAGCACGTAGGCGTTCTCCAGGCTGCCCTCCTCCAGGTAAACCGCTGCCATGCGCTCCATCTCCACGCCGGAGCGGAAGTACCGCCGCGGCGCCACGTCTTCGTTGATCTCCACGCTGCAGCCCATCTTCCCGAGCGCTCGCACACGCTCCGCCGCCGTCAGCGACACGTCCGTGTAGTCAGGCTCCGCCGCCAACTTCTTctgcacagatacacacacacaggaagtcaggttttcacattaaaagaagCTGTTTGATTTGCAAAACAGtaaataatcagaaaatatatttgaaatattttgaatatatttataaatgccGTGTTTTTGTCATCATTACAGACGATGATCAGATGCGTCGTTAACTTCAGACGGGGGAGCTCGCAGACAGGAAGCTGAGATCTGCCGTCCTCACAGAGCGCCTGAATGCAGCGTTTGTTTCCCGCCTCATTAAGATGAGCGGACACACGTCTGTTCACTGAACGCTCCACAGAAACCTCCGAAAAAGACACTCAGCCGAGGACGGAGACgcttaaattattttaatgcaggAGAGAATAAACGgg
Encoded proteins:
- the LOC121966286 gene encoding AMSH-like protease isoform X2 produces the protein MEQGFSLNTLKLAAEPDYTDVSLTAAERVRALGKMGCSVEINEDVAPRRYFRSGVEMERMAAVYLEEGSLENAYVLYTKFIT
- the LOC121966286 gene encoding AMSH-like protease isoform X1 encodes the protein MEQGFSLNTLKKLAAEPDYTDVSLTAAERVRALGKMGCSVEINEDVAPRRYFRSGVEMERMAAVYLEEGSLENAYVLYTKFIT